The following are from one region of the Silene latifolia isolate original U9 population chromosome 9, ASM4854445v1, whole genome shotgun sequence genome:
- the LOC141599760 gene encoding heat shock 70 kDa protein 14-like has translation MSVVGFDFGNQSCVVAVARQRGIDVVLNDESNRETPAIVSFGEKQRFVGTAGAASALMNPKNTISQIKRLIGRPFSDPELQRDIQTVPFTVTEGADGFPLIHARYLGETKTFTPTQVLGMLLSNLKGIAEKNLNAAVVDCCIGIPVYFTDLQRRAILDAATIAGLHPLRLIHETTATALAYGIYKTDLPENDPINIAFVDVGHSSLQVCIAALKKGQLKILAHSFDRSLGGRDFDEVLFQHFAAKFKEEYKIDVYQNARACLRLRAGCEKLKKVLSANPVAPLNIECLMDEKDVRGVIKREEFEEISIPILERVKKPLEKALAEAGLSTEEIHTVEVVGSGSRVPAVIKIMTEFFGKEPRRTMNASECVAKGCALECAILSPTFRVKEFQVNESFPFSISMSWKNPAVGGQNGATEGQNSTVVIPKGTPIPCLKAVTITRTGTLAVDLQYADVSELQAPPQISTYTIGPVQSPKGDSAKLKVRVRLNLHGIVSVDSATLLEEEEIDVPVVKDAAKMETDSPNDGVPPESDVTMQDAKGETPAAENGVPESGEASAPEVEQKPVQMDTDAKTDASKKKLKKITVPVSEIVHGGLSKGDVEKAVEKEFEMALQDRVMEETKDRKNAVEAYVYDMRNKLNDKYYEFVTPSEKDEFIATLQEVEDWLYEDGEDEIKSVYTAKLDELKKKGNPVEERYKEHMERGGAVQQLVYCINSFKEAAMSADPKFEHIELPETQKVINACVEAEAWLREKQQQQDTLPKHATPVLRTADVLKKADEVNRLCRPIMTKPKPTPPKPATPEPQPPQDKEAESAGGETNSGPGASESNEGPKPEPMDTEKSEPAPSAA, from the exons ATGAGTGTGGTAggatttgattttggtaaccaGAGCTGTGTTGTTGCCGTTGCAAGGCAAAGGGGTATTGATGTTGTCCTCAATGACGAGTCCAATCGGGAAACACCTGCTATTGTTTCCTTTGGTGAGAAGCAGCGGTTTGTTGGGACTGCTGGAGCTGCATCTGCATTGATGAACCCTAAAAACACCATTTCCCAGATTAAAAGACTTATTGGTCGGCCGTTTTCTGATCCTGAGCTGCAAAGGGATATTCAAACGGTGCCATTTACGGTCACTGAGGGGGCTGACGGCTTTCCCTTGATCCATGCAAGGTATTTGGGGGAAACCAAGACGTTTACCCCGACTCAGGTACTGGGTATGTTGCTCTCGAATTTGAAAGGCATAGCAGAGAAGAACTTGAATGCTGCTGTGGTTGACTGCTGTATTGGAATCCCAGTTTACTTCACTGATCTTCAGAGAAGAGCTATACTAGATGCAGCGACGATTGCCGGTCTACATCCTCTTCGTCTAATTCATGAAACTACAGCTACCGCTTTGGCCTACGGTATCTACAAGACAGACCTGCCTGAAAATGACCCTATAAACATTGCGTTTGTAGATGTTGGACATTCCAGTTTACAAGTGTGCATTGCTGCCTTGAAAAAAGGCCAGCTTAAGATCTTGGCTCATTCATTTGATCGCTCTTTAGGCGGGCGTGACTTTGATGAAGTTCTTTTCCAGCACTTTGCTGCTAAGTTTAAGGAAGAGTACAAGATTGATGTGTATCAGAATGCAAGGGCTTGCCTCAGGCTTAGAGCCGGCTGTGAGAAACTGAAGAAGGTTTTGAGTGCCAATCCTGTGGCTCCATTGAACATCGAGTGCCTAATGGACGAGAAGGATGTCAGAGGAGTCATTAAAAGGGAGGAATTTGAAGAAATTAGCATCCCAATTTTAGAGCGGGTGAAGAAGCCTTTGGAAAAGGCTCTTGCAGAAGCTGGTCTTAGTACTGAAGAAATTCATACTGTTGAGGTTGTTGGCTCAGGTTCAAGGGTTCCAGCCGTCATAAAGATCATGACTGAATTCTTTGGGAAGGAACCTCGGCGTACTATGAATGCCAGTGAGTGTGTGGCAAAGGGTTGTGCTTTGGAGTGTGCAATTCTTAGCCCCACGTTTAGAGTCAAAGAGTTTCAG GTTAATGAAAGCTTCCCATTTTCCATCTCAATGTCCTGGAAAAATCCTGCTGTTGGGGGCCAAAATGGAGCAACTGAGGGGCAGAACAGCACTGTAGTTATTCCCAAGGGAACTCCTATCCCTTGCTTAAAGGCGGTAACAATTACAAGAACAGGCACATTAGCTGTCGATTTGCAGTATGCCGATGTTAGTGAATTGCAGGCCCCACCCCAGATTAGCACGTATACG ATTGGCCCTGTCCAGTCTCCTAAAGGTGATTCTGCAAAGCTAAAGGTTCGAGTAAGGCTAAATCTGCATGGTATTGTATCCGTGGATTCAGCTACG CTCTTAGAAGAGGAAGAAATTGATGTTCCTGTAGTAAAAGATGCAGCTAAGATGGAAACTGATTCTCCAAATGACGGAGTCCCTCCTGAAAGTGACGTGACTATGCAAGATGCCAAGGGTGAAACTCCTGCGGCAGAAAATGGCGTGCCTGAGTCTGGAGAGGCTTCTGCACCTGAGGTTGAACAAAAGCCAGTTCAGATGGATACAGATGCCAAG ACTGATGCATCAAAGAAGAAGCTGAAGAAAATAACTGTTCCTGTGTCAGAGATAGTCCACGGTGGACTGTCTAAGGGTGATGTAGAGAAAGCAGTCGAGAAGGAATTTGAAATGGCCTTGCAAGATCGCGTTATGGAAGAAACTAAGGACCGAAAAAATGCCGTGGAAGCGTATGTGTATGACATGAGAAACAAG CTTAATGACAAATATTACGAGTTTGTCACTCCTTCGGAGAAGGATGAGTTCATTGCTACACTTCAGGAGGTAGAAGATTGGTTGTACGAAGATGGAGAAGATGAGATCAAGAGCGTCTATACTGCTAAGCTTGACGAGCTGAAAAAG AAAGGTAACCCTGTTGAGGAGCGTTACAAGGAGCATATGGAACGGGGAGGGGCCGTTCAACAACTTGTTTATTGTATCAATAGTTTCAAGGAAGCAGCAATGTCAGctgacccgaaatttgaacatattGAGCTTCCAGAAACACAAAAG GTCATTAATGCTTGTGTTGAAGCTGAAGCGTGGTTGAGAGAGAAGCAGCAGCAACAAGATACACTTCCCAAACATGCAACTCCTGTTTTGAGGACAGCTGATGTGCTAAAGAAGGCAGATGAGGTTAACAG